Below is a genomic region from Rosa chinensis cultivar Old Blush chromosome 5, RchiOBHm-V2, whole genome shotgun sequence.
ATGTCTTTTCACTGGACAAAAATTTCTGGTAAGATGAAAAAACATTGTGTTTATACCAATTAGGGTAGGATATCCCAAGGGTGATGACCTTGGAAGAGAGTGCAGCAAACAAGGAGGAACTAAGAAACCCCAAGGCTGGGCCAGGGGAAATTGGTGTCATTTGGAACACAATTATCTATTCCATACCTATACTAAGGAGCATAAAAGGAAGACTTGGTAtgttcttttattcttttttttttcttttctatttgagacaaaaagaagaaggtacTAGTTGTAAAGCCAGCTGATGGTACTAATTATATTGAATAATTTGATCTCTAGCTTCTGTATTCTGCAAGCAAGTTATTGTCTGTACAAAACAAAGAAGTATTACTTGCAGCCTCAACTAACCTTTTACTTGCTTCCTTTCTCAAATGAATACCAATGCATGCCTTTATCTCTTCAAGACTCATAACGTCACCAAGGTCACATTTCAATAGATTGCAACTTTCCATAAATGCAGCAGAGTCTTCAAAGCCCGGAACAAGTGACAAATCCTTAACCTTATCTTTGATACACGTCATCAGAACAAACGCTGCACATTATGAGGATATTCAAGTCAGAAGATGTACCATAATCAGGTCACAAGTATGATTACCAGCAGCTTGGGTTTAGTACAGTGAGACCTTCCCAAACTACAAACCAGAAAAATAACCCCCAAAAACCCAACCCTATTTGGATATGGTTTGCAACCTACAACCAACCTCTCCCacacaaaagaaacaaagctATAAACAAGAATTTGTTCTTAATCACAACCATTCCCTGCTATCTCTGTATAACAAAAGCAGCAAAGGATAAACATCATAGGCGATCATTTTAAAAAGAAAGGACAGCCCAAATTACAACTCTTAAGAGAGATCAATTGGAGATCAATATTGAGATGTCAGCCTCTGCAGAAGTGTGCAAAAGATGTTAACATTAAGTGCATGATTATGAGGTCCTATTTGAGTGGATAAATTAGTAGCGTAATGTAATTGCTATATCATTGGTCTAATCTGAAAAATATACCATCAAGTTATGAACTTATTAGTTATTCAATGCCATTTTTGGTGTCCTGAATAGCAGGCCTCTGGGGAAAGCATATGAGCCAAAAATCAGGGATAGTTCTGTAGAGACGTATAAAACTTCAAACTCTCAATGATGCCTTACAGTAAATATATGTACGGATCTTTTCACAACCTCCCTCTAAGTAGGATTATCCACTAAAATGGCATGCTTAGTAGAAAAATAGATAAAGCAATGAGATCATAGTCAACAAGTCTATTATTCAACTTCTGCTGCTAACCATACTACTAAATTTTTCACATGCAAATTGGAATTTGGCATGAGTCTCTTCAGTTGCTAATCATGAAGATAAAGATAGTTAGCTAGGCACCTAAATCAATATAAAAATTAGGCAAGATCATACGGAGAGTTTAAGTCAAAATTAGCATGTAAAAACCGGTTTGCAAGATAAGGGTGTCCAAAAGCTCATGTACTAGTCCAAGATCTCTGCTTTTTTAACATGGGACATCAGAATCGTAACATCATTACATACAAACAGAATTCTCCCTCCAAATCCAATATAAACAACCACAAAACTAGAAACCTCTAAAGCTTGCTCACATTACACCCAAATATATTAACAGTATCTATTCAATaattcaagccaagaacaatGCAACCAACAAAGCTATTAtccagattaaaaaaaaaaaccattgtaGACATACATACCAAGAGCTCTAAGCACCTTGAGATCAAACTTGACAGCTAGTTCTTCATGCCCAATCACGCCTGCCCTTTGGAGAACAAGCTTCTTTAAGCTGATCAGCAAATCCTATTGAATCAACAAGCATCAAAGGTCTGGTCTTTAACCTTAACCTCAAGAAGTCTACTTTAAAGTGAAATTTAATCTGACCCATAAAAAAAAACGACAAAGTAATTAAGTTGTTTTGATTTGTAGAAATACTCACAAGCTCAGACTCAGAGAGGGAACAGAGCCAGCTGACATCTTCAAGTCTGTTCTGCCCTAAATTTGGGTCCATCCTCTGATTTTAGGTTCAGGGTATGAACTCTCCCTAATTCAacaacacaaaaagaaaaaagaaaaagaaaaaaaaaaactcaaaattcgTGACTACCAAAACTGACAAAACGTGCAAATCGAACcgagattgaaaaaaaaaaaaaaaaaaaaacgccaaAAAAATTTACGGCATTACAAACTGGCGCAGATTGAGATTGCAAGGAAGAGTGAGTACCTGCGACGAGCTTCAATGGCGAAATTGAGCGGCGCAGCTGGAAGACCCAGATTAAGCGAGTTGGTACCGCGTCGAGGAGACAAAGCGATTGAGAGCCGTGCGCCGCCGCTTAGTGGCTGTACGGCAGAGTCCTGACCGGGTTACTGTCGCGGGTCGGCGAACGGATCAagcccctttttttttgtttgaaatagaTCAAGTCAGTATATCCCTGGGATCAATGGTTTAGATTAGACAGTGATTGGAGTTAATGGTCCATATCGCACTGcgaattttcttttatttaaaatgaatttacataattttcaagttttataaattcataaaaattagccccaaaaactttccaaaaaaaTTTTACGAATTCGTCGCATCGCCAGATTTATTATCGAATATTTTAGAAAATATTTCTCATAGGTCACAAAGTCTAAGAAATCTAtaaaaaatttcctttttttttagctTGAAATTTCTTTAATAGTTTTGTTTCAGTAACTGattttgtagaaaattataATAAACTACATATTACTtacatctatactattattaagaaaagaggGTTTATTGGCCAAGATCTAGAATTTTGACAGAAAATACCTTGGaagattaataaattttgaaaattaattaaatcagaaTGATAATTAAGACatatacaaaatatatttttattaaaagaataaacaaaaaaaagtatctacaacccacttttctctccccattatcttttctctgcaataactatttttttattttctgaagaaaaaataataataataataaaacagtTATTGTAGAGAGAAAATAATGGGATAGAGAAAAGTGGGGATTGTGggataatttatttttaattttcttagtaAAATTCTACtttataattgtcatatttacccttgtgatttaatttattctcaaagttttttaatctttcaggggtaaatctgtcaaaaatttcaattttggctaacaaaatctcttatcttaataatagtatagatgcaTAATTATTTTTATAACCAGCATTTTTATTTCAATGGTTGAGATGGACTTTTTCCATATTAGGCATATTTTTCCATATAAtgcaaaattcaaagaaaaaatgaaattaaaaatcgataaatttaaaaaaaattgtgtttaTTGCGTAGTAATATGTATTACGTAAAATATTAACTCAGTCCATCGTCGTTTCGACATCACTCAAAGCGACCAATCCTATAAATCTTATACTTTCATAAAGAGAGCCGAATCACAATGAGATAAATGTCCTAAActtttggatcgcacaaaacCTTATAGCCTACTAATGGAGTCTAGCTTGCTTGTAGGGAAAAGTATACCTTTCAAGATGAACAAGGTGAAAGAAATAGAATTTGACAAATTCGACCATTGGATGTGATCAAGGCAAGGAAATATGTCCATAGGAAAAAATTGACAGTTTTCGTCATCATTTCGGCCTCGATCCACAAGGTCAATTCTAAATACTCATCAAACTAAAACCCTCATACCCACTCCCTCACAACTCTTTTTCTCGATCTATCAGCGCTCACACTCTCGCGGGGACGAGGTATATCAACCCGTGTAAAAATTTCGTGACATTTATCTTTCCATGATTTGGCTCCCCTTAGGAAAACATAAGCGTATATTGGGTTGACCCCTTTGACCAATATGAAAACAAAGGCCCACCAAGTTAGTTTTTTACACATTACCTATTAATACGTGTTAGATACATGGGTAATGCCAAATCAATCGATTTCCAATTTGTATTATTTGGATCACACAAAATctttatatgcctactaatgttgTATAGCATGTTTATTGATTGTAGAGAAAAATATACCTTCTAAGATGAACAAGGTGAAAGAAATAGAATTTGGCAAATTCGGTCGTTGGATGTGATCAAGGCGGGGAAATATGGCTATGGTGAAAAATTTACATGTTTTCATCATCATTTCAGTCTCGATCTACGTGGTCAACCATAAACTCTAAATAGCCATCAAACTAAAATGCTCGTAACCACTCCCTCATAACTTCTTTTCTCAATCTGTCAACGCTCACAGGCTCATGGGGATGAGGAATATCAACGCATGTAAAAAATTCGGGACTTTTATCTTCCCTTGAttcggctccccttaggaaaGCATCAGCATTTATTGAATTGACCTATTTGACCAATATGAAAACAAATGGCAACATGGTCAATTTTTTTACATACCTACTAATACTCTTTAAAtatatgggtaatgtcaaatctatcaactttcaattttgattatttggatcacccaaaatccttatatgcttaCTTAAGTTATCTAGCATTTTTATTGGTTGTAGGGAAAAATTTACCTTCCAAAAtgaacaaggtggaggaaatgaaATTCTGCAAATTCAACTGTTGGATGTGATCAAGGCAGCGAAATATGGgttttggtaaaaaatttacaTGTTTTCATCATCGTTTTAGACTCAATCCACGTAATCAATCCTAAACTCTAAATAACCATTAAACCAAAATGATCGTAACCATTCCCTCGAAACTTCTTTTCTCGATCCGTCAAAGCTCACAAGCTAGTGGGGACGAGGTGTATTAACTAgtgctgtcactcggtcggttcgaatcggttataggtattaccaacttcaaaaccaaagctttcggtttcaaaattgagttaccaattaccaaccaaaattttcggttgttaattatatctaccaaattcggtatttcggttttcggtattaccaactttagaacaactaattctttataatataaattagaatgaacaaaactaggtttttgaatttatagtcataaactttgtattcatctactaattatagctttcttttgtatatatgacatcaagttttagcaattttcaataaaactaggttatttaaccatcgttgactaggttacttaaaatacatatactattaatgtagtatatgtagtaatgttcatactattataaaagtttttatgtttatttcttaatatacatgtatgtgtattgaaaactgttgtatataaatctaatatttaaataatcggtagattcggtatttaccaaaaccaaaccaactttttcggtaattttcgatttcggttttatcggtctcggttaccaaaaagtcggtttaccaaacctaaaacatcggttggtattcggtcggtttggtaattaccaaaccaagtggcagccctagtaTTAACGCATGTAAAAAAATCAGGACGCTTCTATCCCGACTCCCCTTGATTTGGCTCCTCTTAGAAAAGTATGAGCATATATTGAGTGGACCCCTTTGACCGATACAAAAACAAATGCTAAtagagttaatttttttttacatggtACCTATTGATACGCGATAAATACATGATAATATCAAGAGTGTtcaagaaaaccctaatttgtgtttggcccaaactctaggttacttgacctagtggtaatagggttaaattagaaggatctagattcctattcaatgtacgattactttccttgtatgattgagattctatacattgtaatcctctatataaagaggcccctattatcaatgagaatgcacaacaatttcctctcaattttagtttctctacaacacgttaccagcacgagccctaaccctagccctaaaaacaaaaaacccgaaaactcttctcaccaaaactgccgcaagctcctagcccttgttaGCCATGCCCTATGCTGCCCCTGTAGCCCTGTGTGCCGCCTACTGCCCTTGCAGCATTGCCGCACGCCTGCTGTCCCCTGCAacacagcagcacgctcgtttctgtgcagatcagcctacTTTCACACGCCGAAACGTCTTGTTCGGaacctctgatcaaaatactttcttcattaaagttgttcatctatgtctcttctatctgacctccaaatttcagccctattggagtcgttttgagacatgTAAACCATTcgaggtgggagctgttcagcatgctcgtttctgtgcatatcagtcagtttgcaAGCCCCAAAACGCctagttcagaacttcagatcaaaattcttcctttAAAAAAGTTGTTCACGTCTGTCTCTTCTATataacctccaaatttaagccCTATTAGAGTcgtttgagacctgtacaccaatcggagtgggagATATTCAGAAGTGAATTTGCtccaaatttcaacaagtttaattcgcctaggactgaagctcgtctgcaatcctacaacgaggatcaaatacgctctgcaatcctaagaggcatggtttactaaaagttcctgtttttgaagttttttattctttttcgcttctttttctcggggacttgcaacctcccttcttctacctccctttctttatcataggggagaccaaattaagccgaactgtgggggttcgtgctcactccaagcttggagcttgtagagttctccaaacttagagtttgttgagataaaacgatcgaccgcaaacatcattgtttcgatctaatccaacccctcttggaatcgaatttcttggaagcgactacgctcagaaattttatttgttttcgtggtagcctttttcgctccgaaactaaccctaatttcttgttctctttcaggatgagtaacctgaacaaattggactttcctccattgggaacaactgactctgaatatcacaggtgggttcgtgatatccgccagcatctcaaggccgatggaatcttggatacgattctcgagcctagccaggacgtgctaactgttgagcaagctcaagctttggaagcaaatagagcagccttagaggcaaataaagcgaaagtcatcatcctaatgactcgtcatatggatgattcgctccagtacgagtgtatgaatgaagaagaccccagaaggctgtaggtctcactagaagatagatttggcaacgtccgtgactccctgcttcctgacctagaagtgagatggcacagcctccgcttctgtgatttcaagtcagttcttgactacaactcggaagcacttcgcattaaatccttaatggaattctgtggtaaatagatcacaaatgcgatgttgattgagaagactctctctactttccccgtctctgcattgacggttgctaagaactatcgaatcgatgttactgcaagaagAATCACAAGGtctcatgagctcattggagctatgaatgtcactgaaaagcatgacaacatccttgtgaagaactataattcgagatccgtgggaacagagcatattcctgaatccaattatagtcgcgccccaaagagagggcgccaagagcgaaaccctaatctcagGAATACATTTGgtcgttctggtccatataatcgctctacttgggaaggtaatcgccaaaataggcgaacacggaaccgaagaggtaaacgtggaaagagagagggaggcaacgtctctggccatgttggtggcgccaccaacactaagagccatctaaatgaagCTTTCAAagagcctcaatcaatggaatttaagcaaagagatgtatgttctcgatgtggagtgtctgatcattgggcacacatttgtaaagctcatgaagaaattgtcgccgcctacaaagcattttgtgaagcaagggaagctcactatttggaacaagaagatcaagaagatgatctagagtgaagggttgaagactacaaatctggctgggatccatagatcgccaattctgttcaagtctttattttttcaagagatgtaatagccaattgccatatatttttgtagtaaatgccaatgatttagcttttcttcaaagtagactcactcaaagtaagtgtgatgactaggaaggttctgagattagtggtacttaagcgagccttgctccaccgacatctctctactcacctggtcacatttattttggaattaccgaaagaagttagacgactaccattgttttgcattagctatcattttggattagattttgtttagtcaaagagacaatgatgtaactccgttggcttatgaataaaacttcgagttctttatgactccattttgattctgagcatatgacttttgtgactacgatggctgggccatcagtattaattcaaggacatggaatagcccaagttctacttgccaaatgacaccttaattactgtcacagaaactctctacgcttctagggcgaaTCACACTATGAATAGCCGACGGaatccatgcgaaaacgcatgtagagaacggaaatgagttcctttgcaatatctctaatgattgcgaataaaggcgcatcttagggaagtttatgtgtctctctagtggatttatatcactattcgagctattaaatacaataaagttacgagagaagatctcttggatttagacacatattggctttatcaCGACagggataggtcatcctggtcatgatatgatgatccgtctattaaagacttcacatggacatcatttcctttgagcgaaatgaagcatgaatcaaaagttgatttctggactaagtgtgactgacGCAGCTGCCtaaggcaccgcctccgtccaccaccagcctagggctgacGCATTCCCTATCCATAaagccatggatagcgtccatcataatgatggcgccccaggtgatgttgcaatcacaaacttgcttcaaataacgtttcagacgctcgggcctaaccaaaatactcatctgggctattccatgtccttgaattaatactaatggctcagccatcgtagtcacaaaagtcatatgctcataatcaaaatggagtcataaagaactcgaagttttattcataagccaacggagttacatcattgtctctttgactaaacaaaatctaatccaaaatgatagctaatgcaaaacaatggtagtcgtctaacttctttcagtaattccaaaataaatgtgactaggtgagtagagagatgtcggtggagcaaggctcgcttaagtaccactaatctcagaaccttcctagtcatcatacttactttgagtgagtctactttgaagaaaagctaaaccattggcaattactacaaaaatatatggcaattggctattacatctcttggaaaaataaagacttaaacagaattggcgatctattgatcccagccagatttgtagtcttcaacccctcactccccagatcatcctattcagtcaattggatttgactatgctagagagtttacatcgaaagactttcgatggatattgcaatgggactgatgttggacatcatattcccatgtacacacccaaatggtcttgcggaaacgactacgatgatagtccggacattggtaatgagcaccaatctccttatatccacttggggtgatgcaatatcgcatgcagctatgctaatttgtctacgacctaccgccattcaatgtacctctgcgttacagctaatgattgggtacaagtatcgtacttacgcatatttgagtgagccatttatgggccaattgcgccgccacagcgctctatgatgggtccttacagacgaatgggtaactacgttggatttgagactccaacaatcgtccgccacttaatgcccttgcaaggcgatctcattaccgctagatttgtgggttgtcactttgatgatacagtcttcccgtcattaaggggagataagaacacggatgtttagcaggaacgacaggaattgtcgtggcctgtccccactatgtctcatctcgatccctgttaaagtgacgagatcacacaaatatgctgcaaacaagtctgcaaggaaggacgttcctacgagaggatgtagcgccaccctacacggaggtaggcatggcgccaacgccaaagagagtggcactctggcgttacaggccatggccccatctaggatgcgtgggaggctcgtaggttcgaaggacactttggcacattccaatcctttgatcatcaagactcaaaatccgtctcatgagaatcttccgggttagggttatcgttgggggacgcctcaacgtcagaacctattcttgagaatatagagctctataaaaattacactagtgtacttgagaaatgagatagaaactccatcataattgatgatgtagttgtgcatttcgttgcgcatgagtttgttgagtcagatgatatcgaaccacgctccattgataaatgaatgccaacgtagagagatttggcctaaatggaaagatgcgatccaggttaagatggattctctaacgaagaggaaggttttcgagctagtgatg
It encodes:
- the LOC112201985 gene encoding uncharacterized protein LOC112201985 gives rise to the protein MDPNLGQNRLEDVSWLCSLSESELDLLISLKKLVLQRAGVIGHEELAVKFDLKVLRALAFVLMTCIKDKVKDLSLVPGFEDSAAFMESCNLLKCDLGDVMSLEEIKACIGIHLRKEASKRFCNSIALNETTLSQKKQKFGTSGV